In Nitratiruptor sp. YY09-18, a single window of DNA contains:
- a CDS encoding LPS-assembly protein LptD: MKNRLLLFFFLTLSLWASGDLVHIYTYRATAQNEKIDVENRVVVEYKDYFIQADRAVYLKNKQIVKLYGNILLIQSDKSIHLSNYALLDLLNDTVLATPYFSSEYASSVWMAGSAFESDKNVTKVKHSFISSCDTRCSDWKIGFNRGYYYKNRKWVNLYGVRLYLNDIPIIYLPYIGFSTQKKRQTGLLRPSFGISKNEGFTYIQPIYFAPQNWWDLEFDPQIRTKRGKGLYTTLRFVDAFDAYGIVRTGGFYEDSDYFAGQKLKNSKHYGTEIFYKREYIFNNAKTHDYDSLYAHLQFYNDIDYFNLQKNDDTLTSYDSLTVSRLNYVNFTDLYSYRIYFKYFKDNLKLDNDDTLQQLPSINIHRFETPVFNKYFTYMFDFNMNNYYRKKGLKAVEYQFSLPFSFRYKLFDDYLGVSISEKLFGNYAFYSGKDLQTGSRNENSYIFRNTHNIALFSDLVKEYDDFIHYLQLQASLNIPSYEKTGGNEADFINIEEQSKNLELSLRQFFFDGNGKQRLYHILTQPIYYDESDKVKDLENEFGINLFPNIDFNTDIFFSYKYHTVSSVVSTLSYDGERYTLYLSHYYKDCKDNNADSNYVHANITRRLSKKYKLFATIDYDLQRSFYNRWSFGFYINKKCWDLKIGFKKEHIPILTSSGINAYLSDTLFFRFNLYPLGGISKSFTQTTLQGTL; this comes from the coding sequence TTGAAAAATAGGCTCCTTCTTTTTTTCTTTCTTACTCTCTCTTTGTGGGCAAGTGGCGATCTTGTCCACATCTATACCTATCGTGCAACTGCACAAAATGAGAAAATTGATGTAGAGAATCGTGTAGTAGTTGAATATAAAGACTACTTTATCCAAGCTGATAGAGCAGTGTATCTGAAAAATAAGCAGATAGTTAAGCTCTATGGCAATATTCTCCTCATTCAAAGTGATAAAAGTATACACCTATCAAATTATGCCCTTTTAGATCTTCTCAATGATACAGTTCTAGCTACTCCCTATTTTAGCAGTGAATATGCAAGTAGTGTCTGGATGGCAGGATCTGCATTTGAGAGTGATAAAAATGTTACAAAAGTTAAACACTCTTTTATCTCTAGCTGTGATACGCGCTGTAGCGATTGGAAAATAGGATTTAACAGAGGTTACTACTATAAAAACAGAAAGTGGGTCAATCTCTATGGAGTCCGTTTATATCTCAATGATATTCCTATCATCTATCTTCCCTATATTGGTTTTTCGACACAAAAGAAGCGCCAAACAGGGCTACTTCGTCCAAGTTTTGGAATCTCAAAAAATGAAGGATTTACCTATATTCAACCAATCTACTTTGCACCGCAAAACTGGTGGGATTTGGAGTTTGATCCACAAATTCGTACCAAAAGGGGTAAAGGTCTATATACTACATTGCGTTTTGTAGACGCATTTGATGCATATGGTATTGTTCGCACTGGTGGATTTTATGAAGATAGCGACTATTTTGCAGGGCAAAAACTCAAAAATAGCAAGCATTACGGTACAGAGATTTTCTACAAGCGTGAATATATTTTTAATAATGCAAAAACCCATGATTATGATAGCCTCTACGCGCATTTGCAGTTTTATAATGATATCGACTATTTTAATCTACAAAAAAACGATGATACTCTCACAAGTTATGATAGCTTAACGGTGTCACGTCTCAATTATGTAAATTTTACCGATTTGTACTCATATCGTATCTATTTTAAGTATTTCAAAGACAATCTCAAGCTCGACAATGATGATACTTTGCAGCAACTTCCATCAATAAATATTCATAGATTTGAAACTCCTGTCTTTAATAAATATTTTACTTATATGTTTGATTTTAATATGAATAACTACTACCGAAAAAAGGGGCTCAAAGCAGTTGAGTATCAGTTTTCACTTCCTTTTTCGTTTCGGTATAAATTATTTGATGACTATTTGGGTGTAAGTATTAGTGAGAAGCTCTTTGGCAATTATGCTTTTTATAGTGGAAAAGATCTGCAAACTGGCTCAAGAAATGAAAATAGTTACATTTTTCGCAATACTCACAACATTGCACTCTTCTCAGATTTAGTAAAAGAGTATGATGATTTTATACACTATTTACAACTCCAAGCATCTCTTAATATTCCAAGTTATGAAAAAACAGGTGGCAATGAGGCAGACTTTATCAATATCGAAGAACAATCAAAAAATTTAGAACTTTCACTAAGACAATTCTTTTTTGATGGGAATGGAAAGCAGCGACTCTATCATATTTTGACCCAGCCAATATACTATGATGAGTCAGATAAAGTGAAAGATTTGGAAAATGAGTTTGGGATCAATCTCTTTCCTAATATTGACTTTAATACAGATATCTTTTTTTCCTATAAATACCATACAGTCTCCTCAGTAGTGAGTACACTTTCATATGATGGTGAACGCTATACTCTCTATTTATCCCACTACTATAAAGATTGCAAAGACAATAATGCAGATTCAAACTATGTCCATGCGAATATTACGAGACGTTTATCAAAAAAATATAAACTCTTTGCTACAATAGATTATGATTTACAAAGAAGTTTCTATAATCGGTGGAGTTTTGGATTTTATATTAATAAAAAATGTTGGGATTTGAAGATTGGATTTAAGAAAGAGCATATACCTATACTTACATCTTCAGGAATCAATGCCTATCTTAGTGATACGCTCTTTTTTAGATTCAATCTCTATCCTCTGGGAGGAATTTCAAAATCTTTTACACAAACAACACTACAAGGAACACTATAG